One genomic segment of Corvus moneduloides isolate bCorMon1 chromosome 23, bCorMon1.pri, whole genome shotgun sequence includes these proteins:
- the MECR gene encoding enoyl-[acyl-carrier-protein] reductase, mitochondrial isoform X2: MLAAPINPADINMIQGTYPLLSPLPAVGGNEGVGEVLEVGRHVTALKPGDWVIPANAGLGTWRTQGVFPEEMLLKVPSDIPVLCAATLSVNPCTAFRMLADFESLAPGDSIIQNAANSGVGQAVIQIARASGIKTINVVRDRPDLPKLVERLMALGADHVVTEEMLRKPEMKDIFKSTPRPRLALNCVGGKSTTEMLRHLQPKGTMVTYGGMAKQPVMVPVSAFIFRDVRLRGFWMTQWRKDHMQGAETPVLGSGRDHTWGSFLIPHA, translated from the exons ATGTTGGCAGCCCCCATCAATCCTGCCGACATCAACATGATCCAAG GGACCTACCCCCTCCTGTCACCGCTGCCGGCCGTGGGAGGGAACGAAGGTGttggggaggtgctggaggtCGGGCGCCATGTGACAGCTCTGAAGCCCGGGGACTGGGTCATCCCTGCGAACGCCGGGCTCG GAACGTGGCGGACGCAGGGGGTGTTCCctgaggagatgctgctgaagGTGCCCAGTGACATCCcggtgctctgtgctgccactcTGAGTGTCAACCCCTGCACGGCATTCCGTATGCTGGCTGACTTCGAGAGCCTGGCGCCCG GGGACTCCATCATCCAGAACGCTGCCAACAGCGGTGTAGGCCAGGCCGTCATCCAGATCGCCAGGGCCTCCGGCATCAAGACCATCAACGTggtgagggacag aCCTGATCTCCCAAAGCTGGTGGAGAGGCTGATGGCCCTGGGCGCTGATCACGTTGTCACGGAGGAGATGCTGAGAAAGCCAGAGATGAAAGATATATTTAAG AGCACCCCGAGGCCCCGGCTCGCCCTGAACTGTGTCGGAGGCAAAAGCACCACGGAGATGCTGCGGCACCTGCA ACCCAAGGGGACCATGGTCACCTATGGGGGGATGGCAAAGCAGCCTGTGATGGTGCCTGTG AGCGCTTTCATCTTCCGGGACGTGCGGCTCCGCGGGTTCTGGATGACGCAGTGGCGGAAGGACCACATGCAGG GTGCTGAGACACCGGTGCTGGGCTCAGGCAGGGACCATACCTGGGGCTCTTTCCTCATCCCACATGCCTGA
- the MECR gene encoding enoyl-[acyl-carrier-protein] reductase, mitochondrial isoform X1, with protein sequence MLAAPINPADINMIQGTYPLLSPLPAVGGNEGVGEVLEVGRHVTALKPGDWVIPANAGLGTWRTQGVFPEEMLLKVPSDIPVLCAATLSVNPCTAFRMLADFESLAPGDSIIQNAANSGVGQAVIQIARASGIKTINVVRDRPDLPKLVERLMALGADHVVTEEMLRKPEMKDIFKSTPRPRLALNCVGGKSTTEMLRHLQPKGTMVTYGGMAKQPVMVPVSAFIFRDVRLRGFWMTQWRKDHMQDQGSVATMMDALCQLIRRGQLAAPACAEVPLQDYRAALEASMKPFVSSKQILLL encoded by the exons ATGTTGGCAGCCCCCATCAATCCTGCCGACATCAACATGATCCAAG GGACCTACCCCCTCCTGTCACCGCTGCCGGCCGTGGGAGGGAACGAAGGTGttggggaggtgctggaggtCGGGCGCCATGTGACAGCTCTGAAGCCCGGGGACTGGGTCATCCCTGCGAACGCCGGGCTCG GAACGTGGCGGACGCAGGGGGTGTTCCctgaggagatgctgctgaagGTGCCCAGTGACATCCcggtgctctgtgctgccactcTGAGTGTCAACCCCTGCACGGCATTCCGTATGCTGGCTGACTTCGAGAGCCTGGCGCCCG GGGACTCCATCATCCAGAACGCTGCCAACAGCGGTGTAGGCCAGGCCGTCATCCAGATCGCCAGGGCCTCCGGCATCAAGACCATCAACGTggtgagggacag aCCTGATCTCCCAAAGCTGGTGGAGAGGCTGATGGCCCTGGGCGCTGATCACGTTGTCACGGAGGAGATGCTGAGAAAGCCAGAGATGAAAGATATATTTAAG AGCACCCCGAGGCCCCGGCTCGCCCTGAACTGTGTCGGAGGCAAAAGCACCACGGAGATGCTGCGGCACCTGCA ACCCAAGGGGACCATGGTCACCTATGGGGGGATGGCAAAGCAGCCTGTGATGGTGCCTGTG AGCGCTTTCATCTTCCGGGACGTGCGGCTCCGCGGGTTCTGGATGACGCAGTGGCGGAAGGACCACATGCAGG ACCAGGGGAGTGTGGCCACAATGATGGATGCCCTGTGCCAGCTCATCCGCAGGGGCCAGCTCGCAGCACCAGCCTGCGCCGAGGTCCCGCTCCAGGACTACAGGGCAGCGCTGGAGGCCTCCATGAAGCCCTTCGTGTCCTCCAAGCAGATCCTCCTCCTctga